The Flammeovirga agarivorans genome has a window encoding:
- a CDS encoding di-heme oxidoredictase family protein — protein MKELSTMKESSSKERGYLISYWANFLKNNLTNLFIMCLLMYSQNIIAQNYGIEVDNGNATIYFEDQPGWTGGWNYICLGANCTSGEKVGNRWERPVTGITVGNTYSIQLKIATSNGQYISDLYDVVATLKGDSPQPDPDPDPLPTCSDGIQNGEETGVDCGGTCEPCEVVSPPPTSSRFIEAEGGELIGSASRYTDGSASNGQGVAYISAQGAGFRLPNVPSASSVEIIYASELSGEISIFINNEDAGNIAFNSTGAWVGTYQSVSKTIDIQEGDTFEVKFQSGDAALNIDQVKFIGEPSPCSGLNNPLNVYTGVSTINETSSGALDGSVTFTFNNVENDYDSLMILFDNDSFSVALTDQSFTINNKAEGSYPVALKWSNGDCIEEIGTVTIGSCENNIKDGNEIETDCGGVCPDCPDQPVPTFEDLVISVSSSPTVGEYLVAKYGDQPAKAIYTWDNDTNEFSSCTGGCIQSWPAVVTDAKVNLILPQTLPNGLVGDFGLSGTCDGELQLTFNNKPLYYFSGDNNTNDINGEASGGVWWLVKEEPQIDFCADGVQNNGESGIDCGGDCAPCAPIVGGEGTCGDFGLTIIDGQGYLYYNEELGSALYLCLNGGCYPPDVQEDGYYKRAVNVQSGVDYTIKVQGSNEQEKVAQVGLCYFVPTCNDGIQNGDETGVDCGGSSCNACPTCSDGIQNGEETGVDCGGPDCQSCETICNGTPNPFATITKQNETFENEVDGIITLSFDDVEGREVIEVSLDGGVTYPFSENDDLKWLTITGLSPQEYHVFVRWEGGDCPMDLGYVTIQEGGPLPTCSDGIRNQGETRVDCGGPCAPCEEDPCGEVPLVLYPTPALQTPIQGSPAKEHGWSFDLSEDLTEVSVAIGGGVADQMQTNTGTFEMHCSCNQVTFYTAELGDNLQASVPQECVDAGDYYYFFRYKRNTTMNTYDPADIWVYSGLFTTKGERIDPDNRPTIVTKGASWMRFRHPHPQDGITEAIFDASHNGSLLRTLDRYETEVTDGSDNIRFEQFLYSTKDYTIRHKDQGNLPDKDKLIWEGGNRIPVRRMEFLAKGGASTPSYAAYIAPGGATYDEGGDLYPWSDIATVNYGNIISYEITAVTALVDGVPWSKGAQHYNTFQNYVVGQGFNTFGDPRLAMAGRASSNMILSGSGQFTKEEQDAVFTQHLITLEDDDDVDDFLEGHHLFHGVRHRGQGDGQQDNRVLGEINIGSTTCGSCHFRDGRGSEVVSTPKGNLLPPPVYGVGLLQWIAGAEVGLTWDGSVPTVEEQTVNALLNDHGIDASDANQITQEDVDLLVAYTKFLTVPTRSKGVYDDPQVGIGHVKFSEIGCATCHSETQRTRNDAPKEFRNITLRPYTDMKLHDIGTGNSYRTPALWGLYYNKQLLDRNGKALLFMHNGSATSVDQAIMQHGGEAAGSRAAYEELTAEEKEAVIKFVESL, from the coding sequence ATGAAAGAATTATCTACTATGAAAGAAAGTAGCTCAAAAGAAAGAGGATACCTGATATCCTATTGGGCAAATTTTCTGAAAAACAATCTAACTAACCTCTTTATAATGTGTTTATTGATGTATTCTCAAAACATCATAGCACAGAATTATGGTATTGAGGTCGATAATGGAAATGCAACGATCTATTTTGAAGATCAACCTGGATGGACAGGGGGATGGAATTATATCTGTCTTGGAGCAAACTGTACTTCGGGAGAAAAAGTGGGGAATAGATGGGAGAGGCCAGTTACTGGAATTACTGTTGGTAATACTTACTCTATTCAATTAAAAATTGCTACCTCAAATGGACAATATATCTCTGATCTTTATGATGTGGTAGCAACATTAAAAGGAGATTCTCCTCAACCAGATCCAGACCCTGATCCATTGCCTACTTGTTCTGATGGAATCCAAAATGGAGAGGAAACAGGTGTCGATTGTGGTGGTACTTGTGAACCATGTGAAGTGGTTTCTCCTCCACCAACTTCATCAAGATTTATTGAGGCTGAAGGTGGAGAATTAATTGGAAGTGCATCAAGATATACAGACGGTTCAGCGTCAAATGGTCAAGGAGTAGCCTATATTTCTGCTCAAGGAGCTGGTTTTAGATTACCCAATGTGCCATCAGCTTCAAGTGTTGAAATTATTTACGCTTCAGAACTTAGTGGTGAAATATCAATTTTTATCAATAATGAAGATGCAGGAAATATCGCCTTTAATTCAACAGGAGCTTGGGTGGGTACGTACCAATCTGTAAGCAAAACTATTGATATTCAAGAAGGTGATACTTTTGAAGTGAAGTTTCAATCGGGTGATGCCGCTTTAAATATTGATCAAGTTAAATTTATTGGGGAGCCATCACCTTGTAGTGGCTTAAACAACCCATTAAATGTTTATACAGGCGTTTCTACTATCAATGAAACGTCAAGTGGAGCCTTGGATGGGTCGGTAACTTTCACTTTCAATAACGTTGAGAATGATTATGACTCACTTATGATCTTGTTTGATAATGACTCTTTTAGTGTTGCATTGACGGATCAATCTTTTACAATTAATAATAAAGCTGAAGGGAGTTATCCAGTAGCTCTAAAATGGTCCAATGGTGATTGTATCGAAGAAATAGGTACAGTGACAATAGGTTCTTGTGAAAATAACATCAAAGATGGAAATGAAATAGAAACAGATTGTGGCGGAGTTTGTCCTGACTGTCCAGATCAACCAGTTCCAACTTTTGAAGATTTGGTCATCTCAGTATCATCTTCTCCAACTGTTGGAGAATATTTAGTAGCAAAATATGGTGATCAACCAGCTAAAGCCATTTATACTTGGGATAATGATACCAACGAATTTAGTAGTTGTACTGGAGGTTGTATTCAAAGTTGGCCTGCAGTAGTAACAGATGCAAAAGTGAATTTAATTCTTCCACAAACTTTACCAAATGGTCTTGTAGGAGATTTCGGTTTAAGTGGTACTTGTGATGGTGAGTTACAACTTACATTTAATAATAAACCTTTATATTATTTCTCTGGAGACAATAACACAAATGATATCAATGGTGAAGCATCAGGTGGTGTTTGGTGGCTTGTGAAAGAAGAACCACAAATTGATTTTTGTGCAGATGGTGTTCAAAATAATGGAGAATCAGGCATCGATTGTGGTGGTGATTGTGCTCCATGTGCACCTATAGTTGGAGGTGAAGGAACATGTGGTGACTTTGGTTTGACTATTATCGATGGGCAAGGCTATTTATATTATAATGAAGAACTAGGTTCAGCACTTTATTTATGCTTAAACGGTGGATGTTATCCTCCTGATGTACAAGAAGACGGTTATTATAAAAGAGCGGTGAATGTACAATCTGGAGTTGATTATACGATAAAGGTGCAAGGAAGTAATGAGCAGGAAAAAGTAGCTCAAGTAGGTTTGTGTTATTTCGTACCTACTTGTAATGATGGCATCCAAAACGGTGATGAAACAGGTGTCGATTGCGGTGGTTCATCTTGTAATGCATGCCCAACTTGTTCTGATGGAATCCAAAATGGAGAGGAAACAGGTGTTGATTGTGGTGGCCCTGATTGCCAATCTTGTGAAACCATTTGTAATGGAACACCGAATCCATTTGCAACGATAACTAAACAAAATGAGACATTTGAAAACGAAGTAGATGGTATCATTACGCTTTCTTTTGATGATGTTGAAGGAAGAGAAGTCATCGAAGTATCGTTAGATGGTGGTGTGACATATCCTTTTAGTGAGAATGATGATTTGAAATGGTTAACCATAACAGGTTTATCACCACAAGAATATCATGTTTTTGTGAGATGGGAAGGAGGTGATTGTCCGATGGATCTAGGCTATGTGACGATTCAAGAAGGAGGTCCACTTCCAACATGTTCTGATGGAATCAGAAACCAAGGAGAAACTAGAGTAGACTGTGGAGGTCCATGTGCTCCATGTGAAGAAGACCCTTGTGGAGAAGTACCATTAGTACTTTATCCAACACCTGCACTTCAAACTCCTATTCAAGGAAGCCCTGCTAAAGAACATGGTTGGTCATTTGATTTAAGTGAAGACTTAACGGAGGTATCTGTTGCTATTGGAGGCGGAGTTGCTGACCAAATGCAGACGAATACGGGTACTTTTGAAATGCATTGTTCATGTAATCAAGTAACTTTCTATACTGCTGAACTAGGAGATAATCTTCAAGCTTCAGTACCTCAAGAATGTGTGGATGCAGGAGATTATTATTACTTCTTTAGATACAAGCGTAATACAACTATGAATACATATGACCCAGCCGATATTTGGGTATACTCTGGTTTATTTACAACAAAAGGAGAAAGAATAGATCCTGATAACAGACCAACAATTGTAACAAAAGGAGCAAGCTGGATGAGATTTAGGCATCCTCACCCTCAAGATGGTATTACGGAAGCGATTTTTGATGCTTCTCATAATGGCTCTTTATTAAGAACGTTAGACCGTTATGAAACGGAAGTGACAGATGGATCGGATAATATTCGCTTTGAGCAATTCTTGTACTCAACAAAAGATTATACAATTAGACATAAAGATCAGGGAAACCTTCCAGATAAAGATAAATTGATTTGGGAAGGAGGTAACAGAATACCTGTGCGTCGTATGGAATTCCTTGCAAAAGGTGGAGCATCTACACCTTCTTACGCAGCATACATTGCACCTGGAGGAGCTACCTATGATGAAGGCGGTGACTTATATCCATGGTCGGATATTGCAACTGTTAACTACGGTAATATCATTTCTTATGAGATCACTGCCGTAACAGCATTAGTAGATGGTGTACCTTGGAGTAAAGGAGCACAACATTATAACACTTTCCAAAATTATGTAGTAGGGCAAGGGTTTAACACTTTTGGAGATCCCCGACTGGCAATGGCTGGTAGAGCATCTAGTAATATGATTCTTTCAGGATCAGGACAATTTACTAAAGAAGAACAGGATGCAGTATTTACACAACACCTCATCACTTTAGAAGATGACGATGACGTAGATGATTTCCTCGAGGGGCATCATTTATTCCATGGTGTTAGACATAGAGGACAAGGAGACGGACAGCAAGACAATAGAGTATTAGGTGAAATTAATATTGGTTCGACTACTTGTGGTAGTTGTCACTTTAGAGATGGTAGAGGTTCAGAAGTAGTGAGTACACCGAAAGGTAACCTTTTACCTCCACCAGTTTATGGAGTTGGTCTGTTACAATGGATTGCTGGAGCAGAAGTTGGTTTAACTTGGGACGGTTCAGTACCTACTGTAGAAGAACAAACTGTAAATGCATTATTGAATGATCATGGTATTGATGCATCAGATGCTAACCAAATCACTCAAGAAGATGTAGACTTATTAGTAGCCTACACTAAATTTTTAACGGTACCAACTAGATCGAAGGGAGTATATGATGATCCACAAGTGGGAATTGGTCATGTGAAATTCTCGGAAATTGGTTGTGCTACTTGTCACTCTGAAACCCAACGTACAAGAAATGATGCTCCAAAAGAGTTCAGAAATATTACGCTAAGACCTTACACTGATATGAAACTTCATGATATCGGTACTGGAAACAGCTATAGAACACCAGCACTTTGGGGACTGTATTACAATAAACAATTATTAGATCGAAATGGTAAAGCTCTATTATTTATGCACAATGGTTCTGCTACTTCGGTAGATCAGGCAATTATGCAACATGGTGGGGAGGCCGCTGGATCTAGAGCAGCATATGAAGAGTTGACTGCAGAAGAAAAAGAAGCAGTCATCAAATTTGTTGAATCTTTATAA